A stretch of DNA from candidate division KSB1 bacterium:
CACGCAGAGACGCAAAGATCACGCAAAGGATTTTTCTTTGCGATCCCTTTGCGTCTTCGCGTGAAATCTTTGGTTTTTGTGCAAGAAATTGATTTTTTAGTGACGACTACAATCTTTATTTGATTCAAATTGTTCCCTCTATAAACGGATACCCTGAATGAAAGTTGCCGCTTTCACGAACTTCTTGAATTTGGATATTAAACTCACTATCTTATCAAGATTTTGAAAATTTAATCTCTATTTGATTTGTAATCAGGAGGTACAAAAATATGGCGAAAGCAATTTGGAAAGGTCAAGTTCTGGCCGACAGCGATGCAGTGGAAGAAGTAGAGGGGAATAAATATTTCCCGCCCGCTTCCGTAAACAATGAATATTTCGAGGACAGCAACACCCAGACCGAATGTCCCTGGAAAGGAACAGCCCACTACTACCATATCAAAGTTGATGGCGAAGTAAACGTGGACGCAGCCTGGTACTACCCGAGTCCAAAGGAAGCCGCCAGCAATATAAAAGGACACGTTGCATTTTGGCGCGGCGTTGAGATAGAGTGAGTCTTTATCATTTTTGAAACCCCCAAGACTAATGGAGCGTTTTCGAAATAACATTGCAATGGGTCGGTATTCGGTATAATGTGTTCGGGTGTTAGAAGTGTTAGAGTGTTAAAGACTTTTCTTCCTAAGTTATTTTATTTTAGATACTTGAATTCCTTAACACCTTTAACACCCAAACACCTAAACACTCTCTCCTTAAAACAACCAACCTAAATGAACAGCGCCGCATAATGACAGTTGATAATGGCTCCAAAGAAAAAAAGAAATCCACACAGAATTAAGCTTGAAGATTTCGCGGTTAAAAAAAAAGATGCAAGAAAATCATATCAAAGTAGCGAAAACCGCAAGATATTTTCAGTTAGGCGAAGTCGGCAGCGCCATTAAACAGGTGTGGTTCGTGTGTCACGGCTACGGTCAGTTGGCCGGCTATTTTCTCAAACATTTTGAGTCATTAGCCGATGGCGAAAGATTGATCATCGCCCCTGAAGGTCTTTCGCGTTTTTATATGAACGGATTTTACGGCCGTATCGGAGCTTCCTGGATGACCCGCGAAGATCGGCTGAACGACATCAAAGA
This window harbors:
- a CDS encoding DUF427 domain-containing protein, with the protein product MAKAIWKGQVLADSDAVEEVEGNKYFPPASVNNEYFEDSNTQTECPWKGTAHYYHIKVDGEVNVDAAWYYPSPKEAASNIKGHVAFWRGVEIE